One Betta splendens chromosome 16, fBetSpl5.4, whole genome shotgun sequence genomic window carries:
- the nradd gene encoding tumor necrosis factor receptor superfamily member 16, translating to MAPFAICALLLFKAALGNACATEQLTESGQCCSACPAGFQVEVPCGKDDTKCKPCPRGTFSASEDLGPCLPCSRCPPGVPTLGSCSARQDTQCDCDRGFFFLGAYGLCAPCSRCGRGQGAVQPCSPQRDTLCRTCGPGTFSEEPLGTKPCQACTRCSDGEVEIRACMPDSDTLCMDKTLHILSRPAESDGSRDPSRLPGVEEVTEGEGSPAPGTAKFTPQDEGSSSHILAYVSVLAAVVLGLLVYVAYKCWRSCKQKKALSKARATELGTSLEGEKLQSDSGVFLDSHSLQDNQTSKGTKRDSKQDNRLYINLPPHRQEEVERLLEDGGGRGWRQLGAALGYEPEQLDLFGHGEAPAHTLLSNWAQKEGSTLGLLFSALARIERPDVVTVLSCPTQGVSVV from the exons ATGGCTCCGTTCGCCATCTGCGCGCTCCTGCTCTTTAAA GCCGCTCTTGGGAACGCCTGCGCCACCGAGCAGCTCACCGAATCGGGGCAGTGCTGCAGCGCGTGTCCTGCCGGCTTCCAGGTGGAGGTGCCGTGCGGGAAAGACGACACCAAGTGCAAACCGTGCCCGCGGG GCACCTTTTCGGCGTCCGAGGACCTCGGGCCCTGCCTCCCCTGCAGCAGGTGCCCGCCCGGCGTGCCCACGCTGGGCTCCTGCTCGGCCAGACAGGACACGCAGTGCGACTGCGACCGGGGCTTCTTCTTCCTGGGCGCCTACGGCCTGTGCGCGCCCTGCTCCAGGTGCGGCCGCGGCCAGGGCGCCGTGCAGCCGTGCAGCCCCCAGCGGGACACGCTGTGCCGGACCTGCGGCCCGGGGACCTTCTCCGAGGAGCCCCTCGGCACCAAGCCCTGCCAGGCCTGCACCCGGTGCTCCGACGGCGAGGTGGAGATCCGAGCCTGCATGCCCGACTCCGACACGCTCTGCATGG ATAAGACGCTGCACATCCTGTCCCGTCCCGCCGAGTCCGACGGCTCCCGTGACCCTTCGCGCCTTCCCGGTGTAGAGGAGGTGACGGAGGGGGAAGGAAGCCCCGCCCCTGGAACTGCTAAGTTCACCCCGCAGGAcgagggcagcagcagccacattcTGGCCTACGTGTCCGTCCTGGCTGCCGTGGTGCTGGGCCTGCTGGTCTACGTGGCGTACAAATG CTGGAGGTCATGCAAACAGAAGAAGGCCCTCTCCAAGGCCCGCGCCACTGAGCTGGGGACGTCTCTAGAGGGCGAGAAGCTCCAGAGCGACAGCGGCGTCTTTCTGGACTCGCACAGCCTGCAGGACAACCAGACCAGCAAAG GTACCAAGAGGGACAGCAAGCAGGACAATCGCCTGTACATCAACCTACCCCCCCACAGGCAGGAAGAGGTGGAGCGCCTCCTGGAGGACGGAGGGGGCCGGGGCTGGAGGCAGCTGGGCGCCGCGCTGGGCTACGAACCCGAACAGCTGGACCTGTTTGGGCACGGAGAGGCCCCCGCCCACACGCTCCTCTCCAACTGGGCCCAGAAGGAAGGCTCCACTCTGGGACTGCTGTTCTCGGCGCTGGCCCGCATCGAGCGGCCCGACGTGGTGACGGTCCTCAGCTGCCCCACGCAGGGGGTGTCCGTGGTCTGA